The genomic segment TCATCAAGCAAAGTAAGACAACTTTTATCTTTTACGGTACGATAAAGCAGTCCGTAATAACCAATGCCAAGCAAACAAACAAGCCAAAAAAGAATCAAAAGCGATAAACGATTTATAAAAAGCAGAGATAATCCAATCGCCAATACAAAAATCCACCAACTCCACCAGAAAGTCATGATTGAATAATTAATCGTATAAGGAAAAGTAATTTCGTCTTTTTTCATCAGTTGTTTCACTTTCTTGGTTACTGAACAATGCATTTTTTGACCAAAAATAAGTCTGTCAGTACTGACAGAAGGTCATTCGTGATGATGACCGCTAAAAAACTCCCTTAAAACACCGTTTCTTCTTCCATAGTAAATTTAACATTGTTTTCAATCCATTTTCTACGTGGCTCAACTTTGTCACCCATCAAAACAGACACACGTTTCTCTGCTTGAGCGGCATCATCAATTGTCACTTGAATTAATGTTCTTGTGTCAGGATTCATCGTCGTTTCCCACAGCTGGTCTGCGTTCATTTCGCCCAACCCTTTATAACGCTGTAGGTTCGCGCCACGACCAAATTTAGCTCGAAGTTCTGCGAGTTCCCCATCTGTCCAGGCATACTCTATTTTCTCTTTTTTACCTTTCCCCTCACTCATTTTATAAAGTGGTGGAAGTGCGATATACACATGACCATTCTCCACCAAAGGTTTCATATAACGATAAAAGAAAGTCAACAAAAGTGTTTGAATATGAGCACCGTCAGTATCCGCGTCGGTCATAATAATAATTTTATCGTAATTTCGGTCTTCAAGCTGAAAATCAGCGCCAACACCTGCTCCAATGGTGTAAATCATCGTATTGATTTCCTCATTTTTGAGAATATCTTGCATTTTAGCCTTTTCAGTATTGATGACTTTACCACGCAAAGGCAAAATCGCTTGGAATTTACGGTCACGCCCTTGTTTAGCAGAGCCACCAGCCGAATCTCCTTCGACGAGATAAAGTTCATTTTTATTAGGATTCTTCGTTTGGGCAGGTGTTAATTTTCCAGAAAGTAATCCCTTATCTTTCTTCGTTTTCTTACCATTTCTTGAATCTTCGCGCGCTTTTCTGGCAGCTTCACGCGCTTCACGCGCCTTAATCGCTTTACGAATCAGATTTTGAGCTAACTCTCCATTTTCCATCAGATAAAAGCTCAATTTTTCCGCCACAATACTATCCACAATGGGCCGCGCCAAAGGCGATCCTAGTTTATCTTTGGTTTGTCCTTCAAACTGCAAATGCTCCTCTGGCACCAAAATAGACAAAACAGCAGTCAGTCCCTCGCGATAATCTGAACCTTCAAGATTTTTGTCCTTCTCTTTTAATAGATTCGTTTTTCTTGCATAGTCATTCATCGCTTTGGTTATCGCCGTTTTCAGTCCAGACTCATGTGTTCCGCCATCTTTCGTACGAACATTATTAACAAACGATAAAATATTTTCTGAGTATCCATCATTGTATTGCATCGCAACTTCAACCTGAAACTCATCTTGTTCTCCTGCAAAATAAAGTACAGGAGTCAGCGAATCTTTGTCTTCGTTAAGATAGGAAACAAAATCTTGTACCCCGTTTTCATAGTGAAACTCTGCTGAATCATCTGAACGCTTATCTTCAAGCGAAATCGTCACATCTTTCAGCAAAAATGCTGATTCGTTCAATCTTTCCGAAATAATACTATATTTGAATTCCGTTGTCGAAAAAATCGTTGAATCCGGCATAAATGTAACTTTTGTTCCCGTCTTCGACTTTGGAGCCTTACCTACTTTTTCCAATGTTGTAGCTGGATGACCTCCATTTTCAAAGCGTTGACGATAGACTACGCCATCACGTGTAATCTCCACTTCAAGCCAGCTGGACAGGGCATTAACCACACTAGATCCAACTCCGTGCAAACCACCAGAGGTCTTATAGCCTCCTTGCCCAAACTTGCCTCCCGCATGAAGAATTGTAAAAATAACTTCAACTGTAGGTATTCCCATAGCGTGCATCCCGACTGGCATTCCACGTCCTTCATCCTCAACAGTCATCGAACCATCTTTGTTAATGATAACAGAAATTTTATTACCAAATCCTGAAAGTGCCTCATCGACTGCATTATCTACAATTTCCCAAACCATATGATGCAGTCCTGTACCATCAGTCGATCCAATATACATCCCAGGTCTTTTCCTTACCGCATCAAGTCCTTCTAAAACTTGAATTGCATCATCACCATAATGATTAATATCTACAGCCATTCTTTCCTCTTATCCTTATCACAATTTTTTATCAATATTTTTGTTGATTTTATTGACTTTCAAAAGTCATTTTATTTTTCTGTCACTTTTATAAATCCTATGTCGTTAACCAAACTTTTAGTGCAATATCAGCAACATGACACACACTTCGTGTACCGTTCTTCAAAAGCTAATATATTTATAAGTTCAGAAAAATATTTACCTTGATTATTGTACCTTGTTCAGAAAGCTTTGTCAAAACCCCGTTATCAATTAATAAATGTCTCTTCATTTTATACTATATCGAACTTATTCAATAAACGATCCATTTTATCAAACAATATAGAGAACTCTAAAAATTGAATTACACAAAGTTGCAATATGAAATACATAAAATCGCAGTAAAAGCTCCACTCTTGATAGCAGCATTGTCATTATTCTTTACCAAAAATATGATATAATTATACAGTTAAAAGAGTTAGTATCTGATTTGAAATCAATCATACATTTTAAACGAAATAAACTTCGGAGAACTTATGCTTATTTTTATTCTTCTCATTGTCAGTTATCTTTTGGGAGCTATTCCTGCTGGTCTATGGGTCGGAAAGATTTTCTTTAAAAAAAATCTCCACGACTACGGTTCTGGAAATACAGGAACAACTAATACTTTTCGGATTTTAGGCATTAAAGCTGGAATTGCAGTCTTTATGTTCGATTTACTCAAAGGTACTTTAGCCACTTTATTGCCACTATTCTTTCATGTTCACGGCATATCTCCTCTAATTTTTGGACTTATCGCTGTGTTAGGACATACTTTTTCTATCTTTGACCACTTCAAAGGAGGAAAGGCTGTTGCAACTTCTGGGGGTGTTGTTCTCGGGTTTAGCCCGCTATTTCTTCTCTATCTCCTCCTTGTTTTTCTTATTGTTCTCTTCTTATTCAGTATGATTAGTCTATCAAGCATTGCAGCAGCAATTGCAGCAATTATTGGTATCCTCATTTTTCCTAGTATTAATTTTATTCTGCCAAATTATGATTTATTATTTTCAATAATAATTTTTGTCCTCGCAATAATAATTATTGTTCGACATAAATCTAATATAAAACGAATTAAAAATCATACAGAATCCCTTGTCCCCTTTGGTTTTAACTTATCTAAACAAATAAAAAAATAGGACTATATCTTGTGTCCATCTAATATTTTTTACATAATTCAACACAATATCTAGTAGTAATCATTTGACTAGATATTTTTTTTACGCTAAAATAAGACTATAAAAATAACGAGAAAAGTAAAATAACTTTTACTCACATAAATGGGGGACTATAATGGTTACAGTATATTCAAAAAATAACTGCATGCAATGCAAAATGGTCAAAAAATGGCTTGGAGAACACAATGTTTCTTTCAACGAAATCAATATCGATGAACAGCCTGAATTTGTAGAAAAGGTTATTGAAATGGGTTTTCGTGCCGCACCTGTTATCACTAAAGGTGAGTTAGCTTTCTCAGGATTTCGTCCATCAGAATTAGCAAAGTTGGCTTAATATGAAACTTGTTTACTTCAGCTTGACGGGTCAAACCCGCCGCTTCGTGAACAAAACAGGCTTACCTCACGAAGAAATATTGGCAGATAGTGACTTAGAAATGAATGAAGATTTTATTCTTATCACACCAAGTTATGCCGAAGAATCACCAACTGTATCAAAATCAATTGAAGTCATGGATCCAGTATTTGATTTTATGGCCTACAATGATAACTATAAATTCTGTCGTGGAATCATCGGTACAGGCAATCGTAATTTTGCTGGAATTTATATTTTTACTGCAAAGGAAATTTCCGCTAAGTACCAAATTCCTATTTTATATGATTTTGAGTTCAACGGAACACCCTCTGATGTTGAAATGGTCGAAAAATTAGCTAAAAAGCTTGATCAAGGAGCAAGTGTCACTTACAAAAAGCCCTTTTGATTAACTTTATTCTTCTGCTTCACATCTGTGAAGCTCCTTTAATTTTTATTTAAAACTTACAAGCCTTTTATTATGTAATTAATTTTATAATTCAACGAGTTTGTTTTTTACTTTAAAGGAAAGCGCTTCCTGATACAGCGGTTAATTTGTTGCTACGCAACTCCATACCCATTGGGAATGCTTCGCAGTCGCCTTGGGCTAACCAATAAAATATACCATTTTAAAAGTTAGTTTAGTAAATGTCCCATTTCTATAGTTAACCCGTTGTAAAAACCCACAACGGATTTATGTTGCGTTCTAACTTCATGGCGCAAAAATGGCGTCATGATACGTCAATTGCAGTTACCACTAATAAAATTCGATTGGATTTTAAAGTGAAACTAGTGTATTAAAAGGAGTAATATGTCTCTTAAAAATCTCAAAGATGTTACTTATTTCAAACTCAATAATGAAATCAATATTCCTGTTAATGGTGCGATTCCATTAGCCAAAGATAAAGAAGCGATTGCTGCTTTCTTCAAAGAAAACGTTGAGCCTAATCGCTTTACTGCCGAAACTTACACGGATAAGCTCAACTGGCTTGTCCAAGAAGAATATCTAGAATCTGATTTTTTATCAAAATATGATTCAACATTTATTACGACACTTCGAAAAGAATTGACTGATTTTGGTTTCCGTTTTGATTCGTTCATGGCAGCATATAAATTCTATAATCAATATGCTATGAAAAACAATGATGGTTCTCTTTATCTTGAAGACTTTGAAGACCGTGTATTGATGAATGCCCTTTACATGGGAGCTGGTGATGAAAGTTTAGCACGAAATCTCGCTTTTTCAATGATTAACCGGAGATATCAACCAGCTACACCTACATTTCTTAATGCTGGTCGCAAACGCCGCGGAGAATTTGTTTCTTGCTTCTTATTGCAATTAACAGATGATATGAACTCTATCGGACGAACGATTAATTCCGCCTTACAACTTTCTAAAAATGGTGGTGGTGTTGGTCTTAATTTGACAAATCTACGTGCTGCTGGTGCTCCAATCAAAGGATACGATGGTGTTGCAGCAGGTGTTGTGCCTGTCATGAAACTTTTTGAAGATTCTTTCTCATATGCTAACCAATTGGGACAACGTCAAGGTGCGGGAGTTGTTTATCTCTCTATCTTCCACCCAGATATTATGGAATTTCTTTCAACAAAAAAAGAGAATGCTGACGAAAAAATCCGTGTAAAAACGCTATCTCTAGGTGTAACTGTTCCTGATAAATTTTATGAATTAGTCAAAAAAGGTGAAACAATGTATCTTTTCGAGCCTTATTTTGTCGAAAAATATTATGGTAAGCCTTTCGCTGAGGTTGACATCACTGCGGAATATAACAACATGGTTGCAAATCCAGAAATTCGTAAAACACCGATAAGTGCTCGTGAGCTTGAACAAGAACTTTCTAAACTTCAACAAGAATCTGGCTACCCTTATATCGTCAATGTTGACACTGTTAATCGGGCTAACCCTGTTGATGGTGTGATTTCAATGTCAAATCTTTGTTCTGAAATTCTCCAAGTGCAAACTGCCTCAGTTTTAAATGATGATCAAACCTACAAAGTCGTGGGAACAGATGTTGCCTGTAATTTAGGCTCTACTAATATTATCAATATGATGATTTCAGGTAAAGAGTTTGGAACTTCTGTCGAGGCGATGGTTCGTGCTTTGACCTATATTTCTGAAACAACAAATTTGGATACTGTTCCTACTGTTCGTAAAGGTAACGATGAGATGCACGCGATTGGACTTGGAGCAATGGGATTGCATAGTTTCCTTGCTAATCAGCATATTCATTATGACAGTAAAGAGGCTGTTGAATTTACGAGTGTCTATTTCATGTTGATTAATTACTACACACTGCTTGCTTCAAATAAACTTGCCGTTGAAAAAGGCACTTCTTTCAAAACTTTTGAAAAATCGGCTTATGCTGACGGAAGCTATTTTGATAAGTATCTGAACCATGATTTCTTTGGTGTGGTTAGTGATAAAGTTCAGGCATTGTTTTATGGTATCAAAGTTCCTTCACTTGAAGATTGGTCAGCGTTAAAAGAGGCTGTCATGACTTCTGGATTATACAATTCTTACCGTATGGCAGTAGCTCCAAATGGCTCAATTTCTTACATCAATGACTGTTCTTCTTCTATTCATCCAATTGTCAATCGAATCGAAGAACGCCAAGAAAAGAAAGTCGGTAAGATTTATTATCCAGCCGCTGGGCTTTCAACGGATACGATTCCTTTTTATAAGTCTGCTTATGATACTGATATGCGTGCTGTCATTGATGTTTATGCTGCCGCAACTGAACACGTTGACCAAGGATTGTCACTGACACTCTTTATGCGTTCAACATTGCCAGAAGGACTCTATGAATGGAAATCTACAACAAGCAAAATGACCACTAGAGATCTT from the Lactococcus allomyrinae genome contains:
- the parE gene encoding DNA topoisomerase IV subunit B; translation: MAVDINHYGDDAIQVLEGLDAVRKRPGMYIGSTDGTGLHHMVWEIVDNAVDEALSGFGNKISVIINKDGSMTVEDEGRGMPVGMHAMGIPTVEVIFTILHAGGKFGQGGYKTSGGLHGVGSSVVNALSSWLEVEITRDGVVYRQRFENGGHPATTLEKVGKAPKSKTGTKVTFMPDSTIFSTTEFKYSIISERLNESAFLLKDVTISLEDKRSDDSAEFHYENGVQDFVSYLNEDKDSLTPVLYFAGEQDEFQVEVAMQYNDGYSENILSFVNNVRTKDGGTHESGLKTAITKAMNDYARKTNLLKEKDKNLEGSDYREGLTAVLSILVPEEHLQFEGQTKDKLGSPLARPIVDSIVAEKLSFYLMENGELAQNLIRKAIKAREAREAARKAREDSRNGKKTKKDKGLLSGKLTPAQTKNPNKNELYLVEGDSAGGSAKQGRDRKFQAILPLRGKVINTEKAKMQDILKNEEINTMIYTIGAGVGADFQLEDRNYDKIIIMTDADTDGAHIQTLLLTFFYRYMKPLVENGHVYIALPPLYKMSEGKGKKEKIEYAWTDGELAELRAKFGRGANLQRYKGLGEMNADQLWETTMNPDTRTLIQVTIDDAAQAEKRVSVLMGDKVEPRRKWIENNVKFTMEEETVF
- the plsY gene encoding glycerol-3-phosphate 1-O-acyltransferase PlsY; the encoded protein is MLIFILLIVSYLLGAIPAGLWVGKIFFKKNLHDYGSGNTGTTNTFRILGIKAGIAVFMFDLLKGTLATLLPLFFHVHGISPLIFGLIAVLGHTFSIFDHFKGGKAVATSGGVVLGFSPLFLLYLLLVFLIVLFLFSMISLSSIAAAIAAIIGILIFPSINFILPNYDLLFSIIIFVLAIIIIVRHKSNIKRIKNHTESLVPFGFNLSKQIKK
- a CDS encoding redoxin NrdH, producing the protein MVTVYSKNNCMQCKMVKKWLGEHNVSFNEINIDEQPEFVEKVIEMGFRAAPVITKGELAFSGFRPSELAKLA
- the nrdI gene encoding class Ib ribonucleoside-diphosphate reductase assembly flavoprotein NrdI, giving the protein MKLVYFSLTGQTRRFVNKTGLPHEEILADSDLEMNEDFILITPSYAEESPTVSKSIEVMDPVFDFMAYNDNYKFCRGIIGTGNRNFAGIYIFTAKEISAKYQIPILYDFEFNGTPSDVEMVEKLAKKLDQGASVTYKKPF
- the nrdE gene encoding class 1b ribonucleoside-diphosphate reductase subunit alpha gives rise to the protein MSLKNLKDVTYFKLNNEINIPVNGAIPLAKDKEAIAAFFKENVEPNRFTAETYTDKLNWLVQEEYLESDFLSKYDSTFITTLRKELTDFGFRFDSFMAAYKFYNQYAMKNNDGSLYLEDFEDRVLMNALYMGAGDESLARNLAFSMINRRYQPATPTFLNAGRKRRGEFVSCFLLQLTDDMNSIGRTINSALQLSKNGGGVGLNLTNLRAAGAPIKGYDGVAAGVVPVMKLFEDSFSYANQLGQRQGAGVVYLSIFHPDIMEFLSTKKENADEKIRVKTLSLGVTVPDKFYELVKKGETMYLFEPYFVEKYYGKPFAEVDITAEYNNMVANPEIRKTPISARELEQELSKLQQESGYPYIVNVDTVNRANPVDGVISMSNLCSEILQVQTASVLNDDQTYKVVGTDVACNLGSTNIINMMISGKEFGTSVEAMVRALTYISETTNLDTVPTVRKGNDEMHAIGLGAMGLHSFLANQHIHYDSKEAVEFTSVYFMLINYYTLLASNKLAVEKGTSFKTFEKSAYADGSYFDKYLNHDFFGVVSDKVQALFYGIKVPSLEDWSALKEAVMTSGLYNSYRMAVAPNGSISYINDCSSSIHPIVNRIEERQEKKVGKIYYPAAGLSTDTIPFYKSAYDTDMRAVIDVYAAATEHVDQGLSLTLFMRSTLPEGLYEWKSTTSKMTTRDLSILRNYAYKKGIKTIYYIRTFTDDEEEVGANQCESCVI